A single genomic interval of Alistipes provencensis harbors:
- a CDS encoding alpha-L-rhamnosidase-related protein, whose product MIRLQRLAVLTFFVGFSLSVSAARPQLPPAWEGAPARFDSRTYAYMPPVRIVAQDEADLISGGDLLLEPGNGQSDLQNARICVLSSRDGRRPGLLLDFGRELQGGLRIVTGMPADNRPVRVRIRFGESVSEAMCDIDGVNGASNDHAVRDFTLTLPWLGTVECGDSGFRFARIDLLDDDRELHLKQVEAVFQYRDIPYLGSFRSSDERLDRIWATGAYTVHLCMQEFLWDGVKRDRLVWVGDLHPEIMTVNSVFGYNEVVPRSLDLARDTTPLPGWMNGISSYSLWWIIIHSDWYRYHGDREYLAEQRPYLVALLKQVFEKIGPDGRERLDGTRFLDWPSSDDAASTAAGLQSLTILALDAGAGLCEALGDTALAAECRTRAALMRSCPVGDSGEAKQGRSLMVLAGLADPEATDRDYISKGGSNGFSTFYGYYMLRAMAAAGNYEGALERIREYWGAMLDLGATTFWEDFDMTWLPAGRIDEPVPAGMRDLHRECGAYCYKGFRHSLCHGWASGPTAWLTEYVLGVGVVEPGCRRLRIDPHLGDLEWVEGTFPTPYGVVKIRHEKAADGTVRSRVEAPRGVKTELVKHNE is encoded by the coding sequence ATGATCCGGCTGCAAAGGCTTGCTGTCCTGACCTTTTTCGTTGGCTTTTCCCTCTCCGTTTCGGCCGCCCGGCCCCAACTGCCCCCGGCGTGGGAGGGAGCGCCCGCCCGCTTCGACTCCCGTACCTATGCATATATGCCTCCCGTGCGCATCGTCGCGCAGGACGAGGCGGACCTGATCTCGGGCGGCGACCTGCTGCTCGAACCCGGCAACGGGCAGTCCGATTTGCAGAATGCCCGTATCTGTGTGCTTAGCAGCCGTGACGGCCGCCGTCCGGGGCTGCTGCTGGATTTCGGCCGCGAACTGCAGGGCGGACTGCGCATCGTGACCGGCATGCCCGCGGACAACAGGCCCGTGAGGGTCCGCATCCGCTTCGGCGAATCGGTCAGCGAGGCGATGTGTGACATCGACGGTGTGAACGGCGCTTCGAACGACCACGCCGTGCGCGATTTCACGCTCACGCTGCCGTGGCTCGGCACCGTGGAGTGCGGCGATTCGGGTTTCCGCTTTGCGCGCATCGACCTGCTGGACGACGACCGCGAACTCCACCTCAAGCAGGTCGAGGCCGTGTTCCAGTACCGCGATATACCTTATCTCGGATCGTTCCGTTCGAGCGACGAACGCCTCGACCGCATCTGGGCGACCGGCGCCTATACCGTCCACCTCTGCATGCAGGAGTTCCTGTGGGACGGCGTGAAGCGCGACCGGCTGGTCTGGGTCGGGGACCTGCATCCCGAGATCATGACCGTCAATTCGGTCTTCGGCTACAACGAGGTCGTGCCGCGCAGTCTCGATTTGGCCCGCGACACCACGCCGCTGCCGGGATGGATGAACGGCATCAGCTCCTATTCGCTGTGGTGGATCATCATCCACAGCGACTGGTATCGCTACCACGGCGACCGTGAATACCTCGCCGAACAGCGGCCCTACTTGGTGGCTCTCTTGAAACAGGTCTTCGAAAAAATAGGTCCCGACGGGCGCGAACGGCTGGACGGCACGCGCTTTCTGGACTGGCCTTCGAGCGACGATGCCGCAAGTACGGCGGCGGGTCTCCAGTCGCTGACGATCCTTGCGCTCGATGCCGGGGCCGGACTGTGCGAGGCGCTGGGCGACACGGCGCTGGCCGCCGAATGCCGGACCCGGGCCGCGCTGATGAGGTCGTGTCCGGTCGGGGACAGCGGCGAGGCCAAGCAGGGGCGTTCGCTGATGGTGCTGGCCGGGCTTGCCGATCCGGAGGCGACCGACCGCGACTACATTTCGAAAGGCGGGTCGAACGGTTTTTCGACCTTCTATGGTTACTATATGCTTCGCGCGATGGCTGCGGCGGGCAACTATGAAGGAGCGCTGGAGCGTATCCGGGAGTATTGGGGCGCGATGCTCGACCTCGGGGCCACGACATTCTGGGAGGATTTCGATATGACATGGCTGCCGGCGGGCCGCATCGACGAACCGGTTCCGGCCGGGATGCGCGACCTGCACCGCGAATGCGGGGCCTATTGTTACAAGGGATTCCGCCACAGCCTGTGCCACGGCTGGGCTTCGGGACCGACGGCGTGGCTCACGGAATATGTGCTGGGCGTCGGGGTCGTGGAACCCGGCTGCCGCCGCCTGCGCATCGATCCCCATCTGGGCGATCTGGAGTGGGTCGAGGGTACTTTCCCGACGCCTTACGGCGTGGTGAAAATCCGTCACGAGAAGGCCGCCGACGGCACCGTCAGAAGCCGCGTCGAAGCTCCCCGCGGTGTGAAAACAGAACTTGTAAAACACAACGAATAA
- a CDS encoding LacI family DNA-binding transcriptional regulator, with the protein MGVSLKDIAGKLNLSKTTVSWVLSGQGNKKGISAETQNRVFACARELSYEPNLLARSLNTGISKTIGLILPSISDSFYAHIAHQIESEAEKEGYSLMIASSNSEIERENAMIRLFRSKKVDGMIIAPTKISKREISRLVDSHYPVLLFDRYFPEMRVNYVIINNEESSYKLVRHLIDKGFRKIAIITTNPHLLTMDMRREGYANALSDAHIRINPDLYGEVTYVNYQDNIYSTLDRIFSAVPDVDAFFFTTHILAIEALRYFYDRGIDINDGNWGLASMHEDSLFRVLAPKMNIAHFPIEEIGSNAVRILLNQIRQSNDPAAGEYVPESKVLPCRMEFRDQ; encoded by the coding sequence GTGGGAGTATCGCTCAAAGACATAGCCGGGAAACTGAACCTCTCGAAAACGACCGTTTCGTGGGTGCTGTCCGGACAAGGCAATAAAAAAGGAATCAGCGCGGAGACCCAGAACCGGGTGTTCGCCTGCGCCCGGGAACTCTCCTACGAGCCCAACCTGCTGGCCCGGAGCCTCAACACCGGAATTTCGAAGACCATCGGCCTGATCCTCCCCTCCATATCGGACAGTTTTTACGCCCACATCGCCCACCAGATCGAGTCGGAGGCCGAAAAGGAGGGATATTCGCTGATGATCGCCAGCTCGAACTCCGAGATCGAGCGCGAGAACGCCATGATCCGCCTGTTCCGTTCGAAAAAGGTCGACGGCATGATCATCGCCCCCACCAAAATATCGAAACGCGAGATCAGCCGTCTGGTGGACAGCCACTACCCCGTGCTGCTGTTCGACCGATATTTCCCCGAGATGCGCGTCAACTACGTCATCATCAACAACGAGGAGAGCAGCTACAAACTGGTGCGGCACCTGATCGACAAGGGTTTCCGCAAAATCGCCATCATCACAACCAACCCCCACCTGCTGACGATGGACATGCGCCGCGAGGGATATGCCAACGCCCTCTCCGACGCCCATATCCGCATCAATCCCGACCTCTACGGGGAGGTGACCTACGTCAACTACCAAGATAACATTTACAGTACGCTGGACCGCATTTTCAGCGCCGTGCCCGACGTGGATGCGTTCTTCTTCACCACGCACATCCTCGCCATCGAGGCCCTGCGCTATTTCTACGACCGCGGCATCGACATCAACGACGGCAACTGGGGTCTGGCCAGCATGCACGAGGACTCGCTCTTCCGCGTACTGGCGCCCAAGATGAACATCGCCCATTTCCCGATCGAGGAGATCGGCAGCAACGCCGTGCGGATACTCCTGAACCAGATCCGCCAGTCCAACGACCCCGCAGCGGGGGAATATGTGCCCGAATCGAAGGTGCTCCCCTGCCGGATGGAGTTCAGGGACCAGTGA
- a CDS encoding MFS transporter, whose protein sequence is MNKEISLRKILPVMFGFFIMGFVDIVGVSTSYVKNDFAGMNDTMVNLISLSCFLWFFLLSIPTGMLMNRIGRKKTVLLSFALHVAAMIVPLVAYDFTAVLIAFALIGIGNTLLQVSLNPLVTNVIAGDKLTGTLTLGQFVKAVSSFLGPIIAAAVTGSFLGWKMIFPIYAAISLLALVWLWMTPIAEQKVEGAAVSIGHTFSLLKDKYIVAFFIGILVLVGVDVGMGITFPKLLMERCNLPLTDAGMGNSVYFFARTVGAFLGGILLMKLPERKFFTASVFVALAGLVGMIFFHGLWAVLACVAVFGVGYANLFSIIFSISMQRVPERANEVSALLIVGVAGGAVIPPILGVITDSFGSQGAAIIALSIVWFYMVFLIGAINAHSKRA, encoded by the coding sequence ATGAACAAGGAAATTTCACTGCGCAAGATCCTCCCCGTGATGTTCGGATTCTTCATCATGGGATTCGTGGACATCGTCGGGGTCTCGACGAGCTACGTCAAGAACGACTTTGCGGGCATGAACGACACGATGGTCAACCTCATCTCGCTCTCCTGCTTCCTCTGGTTCTTCCTGCTCTCGATCCCCACGGGCATGCTGATGAACCGCATCGGCCGCAAAAAGACCGTCCTGCTGAGCTTCGCCCTGCATGTGGCCGCGATGATCGTCCCGCTCGTCGCCTACGACTTCACCGCCGTGCTGATCGCCTTCGCCCTGATCGGCATCGGCAACACGCTGCTGCAGGTGTCGCTCAACCCGCTGGTGACCAACGTCATCGCCGGGGACAAACTCACCGGAACGCTGACCCTCGGACAGTTCGTGAAGGCCGTCAGCTCGTTCCTCGGCCCGATCATCGCAGCCGCCGTGACGGGCAGTTTCCTCGGCTGGAAGATGATCTTCCCGATCTATGCCGCCATCTCGCTGCTGGCCCTCGTCTGGCTCTGGATGACCCCGATCGCCGAACAGAAGGTCGAAGGCGCCGCCGTCTCGATCGGACACACCTTCTCGCTGCTCAAGGACAAATACATCGTGGCCTTTTTCATCGGCATCCTCGTACTGGTGGGTGTCGACGTGGGCATGGGCATCACCTTCCCCAAGCTGCTGATGGAGCGCTGCAACCTGCCGCTTACGGACGCCGGCATGGGCAACAGCGTCTACTTCTTCGCACGCACGGTGGGCGCATTCCTCGGCGGCATCCTGCTGATGAAGCTCCCCGAACGCAAATTCTTCACGGCCAGCGTATTCGTCGCACTGGCAGGTCTCGTAGGCATGATCTTCTTCCACGGGCTCTGGGCCGTGCTGGCCTGCGTCGCCGTATTCGGAGTCGGTTACGCCAATCTGTTCTCGATCATCTTCTCGATCTCGATGCAGCGCGTTCCCGAACGGGCGAACGAGGTCTCGGCCCTGCTGATCGTCGGCGTGGCGGGCGGCGCCGTCATTCCGCCGATACTGGGCGTCATCACCGACTCGTTCGGGTCGCAGGGCGCCGCCATCATCGCCCTGAGCATCGTATGGTTTTACATGGTATTCCTCATCGGCGCGATCAACGCCCATTCGAAGAGAGCCTGA
- the fucO gene encoding lactaldehyde reductase: MQRIVLNEISYFGAGCRSMIADEARRRGYKKAFFVTDADLVRFGVASKIEEVFRGAGIPYEIFSDVKANPTIANVQNGVAAFKASGADFIVALGGGSVIDTAKGVGIVTNNPEFADVKSLEGPADTHHRAVPTFALPTTAGTAAEVTINYVIIDEEARKKMVCVDPNDIPSVAIVDPELMYSMPKGLTAATGMDALTHAIEGYITKGAWTMSDMFELKAIELIARHLKAAVDDGKDAAAREGMSVAQYIAGMGFSNVGLGIVHSMAHPLGAFYDTPHGVANALLLPYVMEYNAASDAAPKYRDIARAMGVDTDGMSVEEGVAAAVKAVRDLSLSIGIPQQLHEIGVKEADIPALSVAAFNDVCTGGNPRDTSVAEIEALYRKAF, translated from the coding sequence ATGCAACGTATCGTATTGAATGAAATCTCCTATTTCGGCGCCGGATGCCGCTCGATGATTGCCGACGAGGCACGCCGCCGCGGTTACAAGAAAGCCTTTTTCGTGACGGATGCCGACCTCGTCCGCTTCGGTGTGGCCTCCAAGATCGAGGAGGTGTTCCGCGGAGCCGGTATTCCCTATGAAATTTTCAGCGACGTGAAGGCCAATCCGACCATCGCCAACGTGCAGAACGGCGTGGCCGCTTTCAAGGCTTCGGGAGCCGACTTCATCGTGGCGCTGGGCGGCGGCTCGGTCATCGACACGGCTAAGGGAGTCGGCATCGTGACTAACAATCCCGAATTCGCCGATGTGAAGTCGCTCGAGGGACCTGCCGACACGCACCACCGCGCCGTGCCGACCTTCGCGCTGCCGACCACCGCCGGAACCGCTGCCGAGGTGACGATCAATTATGTCATCATCGACGAGGAGGCCCGCAAGAAGATGGTCTGCGTCGATCCCAACGACATCCCGTCGGTGGCGATCGTCGATCCCGAACTGATGTATTCGATGCCCAAGGGGCTGACCGCCGCGACGGGCATGGACGCCCTGACCCACGCCATCGAGGGCTATATTACCAAAGGTGCATGGACGATGTCCGACATGTTCGAGCTGAAAGCCATCGAGCTGATCGCCCGGCACCTCAAGGCCGCCGTCGACGACGGCAAGGACGCCGCGGCGCGCGAAGGCATGTCCGTGGCGCAGTATATCGCCGGCATGGGCTTCTCGAACGTGGGACTCGGCATCGTGCACTCGATGGCACACCCGCTGGGCGCTTTCTACGATACGCCCCACGGCGTTGCCAACGCCCTGCTGCTGCCCTATGTGATGGAGTACAACGCCGCGTCGGACGCCGCCCCGAAATACCGCGACATCGCCCGCGCCATGGGTGTCGATACCGACGGAATGAGCGTCGAGGAGGGTGTCGCCGCTGCCGTGAAGGCCGTGCGCGACCTCTCGCTGAGCATCGGCATTCCCCAGCAGTTGCACGAGATCGGCGTGAAGGAGGCCGACATTCCGGCGCTCTCCGTGGCGGCTTTCAACGATGTCTGCACGGGCGGCAATCCGCGCGACACGTCGGTGGCCGAGATCGAGGCGCTTTACCGCAAGGCCTTTTAA